The following proteins are encoded in a genomic region of Fervidobacterium pennivorans DSM 9078:
- a CDS encoding purine-nucleoside phosphorylase, which yields MDKRVKEAYDYIASKITSKPKIALILGSGLGFLANEVKNATHISYKDIPNFPYSTAPGHEGKLIFGELFGKEVVVLNGRFHIYEGWNPGDIKVVIHTLKLLGIERMLITNAAGAINTSYKPGDIVLVKDVINLMFRNPLRGPNDEDIGPRFPDMLGAFDRTWMEKVKNVFPDMNEGVYLAVTGPTYETPAEIRAFRKLGADLVGMSTVPEVIVCAHAGIKVLVFSCATNMAAGILDQPLSHEEVVEVANKVKERFTQVVKKALEVLE from the coding sequence GTGGATAAGCGAGTTAAAGAAGCATATGATTATATAGCTTCAAAAATTACTTCAAAACCCAAGATAGCACTCATACTTGGCTCCGGATTGGGTTTTTTGGCTAATGAGGTAAAGAACGCTACACATATAAGTTACAAAGATATCCCTAATTTTCCTTATTCCACGGCGCCTGGACATGAGGGAAAACTAATCTTTGGTGAACTCTTCGGTAAAGAGGTCGTTGTTTTGAATGGTAGATTTCATATATACGAAGGTTGGAATCCAGGTGATATAAAGGTTGTTATACACACGTTAAAACTTCTCGGAATAGAGCGGATGCTTATCACAAACGCCGCAGGTGCAATTAACACAAGTTACAAGCCTGGTGACATAGTCTTGGTTAAGGATGTTATAAACCTTATGTTCCGAAATCCACTGAGAGGTCCAAATGATGAAGATATAGGTCCAAGGTTTCCAGATATGCTCGGAGCTTTTGACAGAACATGGATGGAAAAAGTAAAGAACGTTTTTCCAGACATGAACGAAGGAGTCTATTTAGCTGTAACTGGTCCTACTTATGAGACTCCGGCGGAAATAAGAGCTTTTAGAAAACTTGGAGCTGACTTGGTAGGGATGTCAACAGTTCCAGAAGTAATCGTTTGTGCACACGCTGGTATAAAAGTTTTAGTATTCTCTTGTGCCACAAATATGGCAGCTGGTATACTTGACCAACCTTTGTCGCATGAAGAAGTTGTTGAAGTCGCGAATAAGGTTAAGGAAAGATTTACGCAAGTAGTTAAAAAAGCTTTGGAGGTGCTTGAATGA
- a CDS encoding IS1/IS1595 family N-terminal zinc-binding domain-containing protein produces the protein MNNSTPSCPKCSSTKLYKNGHDKYGNQQFLCKVCNHSFRLSHSHVHINSTISQLATFITTS, from the coding sequence ATGAATAATTCAACGCCTTCTTGCCCAAAGTGTAGCTCTACCAAACTATACAAAAACGGTCACGACAAATACGGCAATCAACAATTTCTTTGCAAAGTCTGCAATCATTCCTTCAGGCTTTCTCATTCTCATGTGCACATCAATAGCACCATTTCGCAATTAGCTACTTTCATCACTACAAGTTAA
- a CDS encoding alanine/ornithine racemase family PLP-dependent enzyme produces MIKPERRYPRMIINLSAIRENASKVAQLCHSRGIELVGVTKLSLGNPTIAKVMRTAGVDKIGESRLKNILNLYQNGVPGPFQLLRIPMLSEIPQAVRLVDEFLVSMPEAAFEIDKQAGELDKNVSIVYMIDVGDLREGVWFENAVDEILSVAGKLKHAILRGIGTNVGCYGGVLPTKENMTVLIEIAKELESKLGYKLVISGGSTVTLSLLENGALPEGINQFRVGEGIILGTDATGDRDIPYLRQDTVILEAEVIEVDYKPSVPVGELGKDAFGRTPRFEDKGYRKRIILAVGEQDVKPDGLIPLVDGLHVLHASSDHLIVDTTESTETFKLGDIVRFRMSYGCALRAFTSPYVEKIFIED; encoded by the coding sequence ATGATAAAACCAGAAAGACGATACCCGCGTATGATAATAAATCTTTCTGCCATAAGAGAGAACGCTTCAAAAGTTGCTCAGCTTTGCCATTCAAGGGGCATAGAGCTTGTTGGAGTTACGAAACTTTCACTTGGGAATCCAACAATTGCAAAGGTAATGCGCACTGCTGGCGTCGACAAAATTGGAGAATCTCGGCTGAAGAATATTCTAAACCTTTACCAAAATGGTGTTCCAGGTCCTTTCCAGTTGCTAAGGATCCCTATGCTCTCGGAAATTCCCCAAGCTGTTCGTTTGGTTGATGAATTCTTGGTTTCTATGCCTGAAGCTGCTTTTGAGATTGATAAACAAGCAGGGGAATTAGATAAAAACGTGAGCATTGTTTATATGATAGATGTTGGAGATTTAAGAGAAGGTGTATGGTTTGAAAACGCGGTTGATGAAATTCTTTCAGTTGCAGGAAAACTAAAGCACGCTATTTTAAGAGGAATAGGAACAAACGTTGGATGTTACGGTGGAGTCCTACCGACAAAAGAAAATATGACCGTGCTTATAGAAATTGCGAAAGAACTAGAATCTAAACTTGGATATAAGTTAGTAATTAGTGGTGGAAGTACAGTTACGCTTAGTCTTTTAGAAAATGGTGCTTTACCAGAAGGAATTAATCAATTCAGGGTAGGCGAAGGCATAATACTTGGAACCGATGCTACGGGAGACAGGGATATTCCATATCTAAGACAAGATACAGTAATTCTGGAGGCAGAAGTTATAGAAGTAGATTACAAGCCGTCTGTTCCTGTTGGAGAGTTGGGGAAAGATGCGTTTGGTAGGACACCACGATTTGAAGACAAAGGATACAGAAAAAGAATTATACTTGCCGTGGGCGAGCAGGATGTTAAACCCGATGGATTAATACCTCTTGTAGATGGCTTGCATGTTCTCCACGCATCAAGTGATCATTTGATAGTCGACACAACAGAAAGCACTGAAACATTTAAATTAGGAGACATTGTTCGTTTCAGAATGAGCTATGGTTGTGCATTGAGAGCGTTCACAAGTCCGTATGTAGAAAAAATATTCATCGAAGATTAA
- a CDS encoding YgiQ family radical SAM protein — MFLPTTEEEIKARNLKSLDVILVTGDAYVDHPSFGVALLGRLLEARGYKVGIIAQPEGPEDIKRLGRPNLFFGVTSGNVDSMVANYTASRKKRKSDDYTPGGVNNKRPDRAVIQYVNWIKQVFKDVKIVIGGIEASLRRFAHYDWWSDKVRKSILLDSKADILVYGMGERAILEIAERIAAGKSLDGISGTVTWKSSLESLNLEENLNLIHLPSYEEVVNDKRKYAEAYRIMVENTEPLKKVILVQKHDNRYVIQYPPALPLTQDELDELYLLPYTRRVHPYYLAKGPVKAIETVKFSITAVRGCFGNCSFCAITNHQTTLVISRSVDSILEEVKILTKMPEFRGTIVDVGGPTANMFGLSCPVRNTRGQCLRSCLVPNVCKLALSGENKNDATDEFIELLKKVKSIPRVKHVFVGSGIRHDLILASKNADYIISSLVDFTSGQLKLAPEHAHPYVLKIMRKPSAELFLEFKKRFEAAAKRKRQRKYVIGYFIVAHPGEGEKENIYLREFIKKHLGYVPQQVQIFTPTPGTLSTTIYYTGFDPFTGEEIYVERRDKVRNALKENIVNLR, encoded by the coding sequence ATGTTTTTACCAACGACAGAGGAAGAAATAAAAGCGCGAAATTTAAAAAGTTTAGACGTTATCTTAGTGACGGGTGATGCCTACGTGGATCACCCGTCTTTTGGAGTTGCTTTATTAGGTAGGCTGTTGGAAGCAAGGGGTTATAAGGTAGGAATAATAGCACAACCGGAAGGTCCAGAAGATATAAAAAGGCTTGGAAGACCTAATTTGTTCTTTGGAGTTACATCAGGAAACGTAGACTCAATGGTCGCAAACTACACAGCGTCACGTAAGAAAAGAAAAAGTGATGACTACACTCCAGGTGGTGTTAATAACAAGCGTCCAGATAGGGCAGTTATACAGTACGTGAACTGGATTAAGCAAGTATTCAAGGATGTAAAAATAGTTATTGGCGGTATCGAGGCAAGTCTTAGAAGATTCGCACATTATGATTGGTGGAGTGATAAGGTTAGAAAGTCGATACTTCTGGATTCAAAGGCTGATATCTTAGTTTACGGAATGGGTGAACGCGCTATCTTGGAGATAGCTGAAAGGATAGCTGCAGGAAAGAGCCTCGATGGTATTTCGGGAACCGTTACATGGAAGAGCTCTTTGGAAAGTTTAAACTTAGAAGAAAATTTGAATCTCATTCATCTCCCATCTTATGAAGAGGTTGTAAATGATAAACGGAAGTATGCAGAAGCTTATAGGATAATGGTCGAAAATACCGAACCTTTGAAAAAGGTAATTCTGGTTCAAAAGCACGATAATCGATACGTTATCCAGTACCCTCCAGCTTTGCCCTTAACACAAGATGAGTTAGATGAGCTTTATTTGCTACCATATACCAGGAGAGTTCATCCTTACTATCTTGCCAAAGGACCGGTAAAGGCTATAGAAACTGTAAAGTTTTCCATTACAGCTGTGAGAGGTTGCTTTGGAAACTGTTCATTCTGTGCAATTACAAATCACCAAACAACACTTGTTATTTCACGCTCCGTTGATTCAATACTTGAAGAAGTTAAAATTCTCACCAAAATGCCTGAGTTTCGTGGAACTATTGTTGACGTTGGTGGACCAACCGCAAATATGTTTGGCTTATCTTGTCCGGTTAGAAATACCAGAGGCCAATGTCTTAGAAGTTGTCTAGTACCTAACGTTTGTAAGTTAGCCTTGTCAGGGGAAAATAAAAATGACGCAACTGATGAATTCATTGAGCTTTTGAAAAAAGTTAAAAGTATCCCAAGGGTAAAACACGTATTCGTAGGCTCTGGTATAAGACATGATTTGATTCTTGCTTCAAAAAACGCAGACTACATAATATCATCTTTGGTTGATTTTACATCAGGACAACTTAAGTTAGCACCTGAACATGCTCATCCGTATGTTCTAAAAATCATGAGAAAACCTTCCGCCGAACTATTCTTAGAGTTCAAAAAAAGGTTCGAAGCAGCAGCAAAAAGAAAAAGACAAAGGAAGTACGTTATTGGCTATTTCATAGTTGCCCACCCCGGGGAGGGGGAAAAGGAAAACATTTACCTAAGGGAATTCATAAAAAAGCACCTTGGATATGTCCCCCAGCAAGTGCAGATATTTACACCTACTCCCGGCACACTCAGCACAACGATATACTACACAGGTTTTGACCCATTCACTGGCGAAGAAATTTACGTCGAAAGAAGAGACAAGGTTAGAAATGCACTAAAGGAAAACATTGTTAATCTTCGATGA
- a CDS encoding glutamine synthetase family protein gives MTREELFRFVEENQVRFVRLQFTDINGMMKNVEIPVDELETALESGIMFDGSSVEGFARLYESDMYLKPDLRTVAMLPWTFDGHRSARIICDVYSDFEHPFDGDPRYRLKLVEEKARKMGFIPYAGPEVEFFILPRQNNRPVFEFLDSGSYFDLLPVDIAEHIRTEVSVHLEEMGLDVETTHHEVAPSQHEVDFRYAEPVIAADNVQTVKLVIKTLAIKNNLYATFMPKPFFGVNGSGMHVHMSLFTLDGKNAFYDESTPDGISQVMRYFIGGLIAHAREITAITNPTINSYKRLVPGYEAPVNIAWSKGNRTALIRIPKARGKSTRIEYRSPDPSCNPYLAFAVILAAGLDGIENKIEPPAAVEENIYQMSESEKQKRGIYRLPSNLKEALNEAENSKLVREVLGEHIWEKFLKLKEREWWEYSTTVTEWERRKYENI, from the coding sequence ATGACTCGTGAGGAGCTTTTTAGGTTTGTGGAAGAAAACCAGGTCAGGTTTGTAAGATTACAGTTTACGGATATAAACGGGATGATGAAAAATGTTGAAATCCCTGTTGATGAACTTGAAACAGCTTTAGAATCGGGTATCATGTTTGATGGTTCTTCCGTTGAGGGGTTTGCAAGGCTTTATGAATCTGATATGTACCTCAAACCAGATCTAAGAACTGTGGCTATGCTTCCTTGGACGTTTGACGGTCACAGAAGTGCGAGAATTATATGTGATGTTTACAGCGATTTTGAACATCCCTTCGATGGTGACCCAAGATATAGGTTAAAGCTTGTTGAAGAAAAGGCTCGAAAGATGGGGTTCATACCCTACGCAGGTCCAGAAGTTGAATTTTTCATCCTTCCAAGGCAAAATAACAGACCCGTTTTCGAATTCTTAGACAGCGGTAGTTATTTTGACCTTCTACCAGTTGATATTGCAGAGCATATCAGGACGGAAGTATCTGTTCACTTAGAGGAAATGGGACTGGATGTTGAGACTACTCATCATGAGGTTGCACCTTCACAACATGAGGTAGATTTTAGATACGCAGAACCTGTTATTGCAGCTGATAACGTTCAGACTGTGAAGCTTGTAATAAAAACGCTTGCTATAAAGAACAATCTCTATGCAACGTTTATGCCAAAACCGTTCTTTGGTGTAAATGGTAGCGGAATGCATGTTCATATGAGCTTATTTACACTCGACGGGAAAAACGCCTTTTACGATGAAAGCACTCCTGATGGGATATCTCAAGTTATGAGATACTTTATAGGTGGTCTGATTGCACATGCGCGAGAAATAACGGCTATAACGAACCCAACGATCAACAGTTACAAAAGGCTCGTTCCTGGTTATGAGGCTCCTGTGAACATTGCTTGGAGTAAGGGAAACAGAACAGCGTTGATAAGGATACCAAAAGCTAGAGGAAAATCAACGAGAATCGAGTACAGGTCTCCGGATCCATCATGCAACCCGTATTTGGCATTTGCCGTAATTCTTGCAGCTGGATTGGACGGAATTGAGAACAAGATAGAACCTCCAGCGGCTGTTGAGGAAAACATTTATCAGATGTCCGAAAGTGAAAAGCAAAAACGTGGTATTTATAGACTACCTTCGAATTTAAAAGAAGCACTAAACGAAGCTGAAAATAGCAAGCTTGTTAGAGAAGTCCTTGGCGAACATATTTGGGAAAAGTTCTTAAAATTGAAAGAACGAGAGTGGTGGGAATATTCAACCACTGTCACTGAGTGGGAGAGGAGGAAATACGAGAATATATGA
- a CDS encoding FeoA family protein, giving the protein MKLSEVPVGARVVVKNVEESEISPKLRAIGILPGVTITVVKNAPMGDPRMYKVFNKLISLRQSEASLVEVEILKDSVIPLSIAVPGLYKVKQILGGYGVHRWLSKIGITEGSTIKLLEDRRVVTPLGTFVIGFGKLSKILVISAETQSEQGS; this is encoded by the coding sequence GTGAAACTGTCAGAGGTACCTGTTGGTGCCAGAGTCGTGGTTAAAAATGTAGAAGAATCGGAAATTTCGCCAAAACTCAGAGCCATTGGTATCTTGCCCGGGGTAACGATAACAGTGGTAAAGAATGCGCCAATGGGCGACCCGAGGATGTACAAAGTTTTCAATAAACTTATAAGTTTGAGGCAGTCAGAAGCAAGTCTTGTTGAAGTTGAAATACTTAAAGATTCAGTTATCCCCCTTTCCATTGCCGTCCCAGGATTGTATAAAGTAAAACAAATTTTGGGAGGATATGGTGTACATCGATGGTTGTCGAAAATCGGAATAACGGAAGGTTCAACTATTAAATTACTTGAGGATAGAAGAGTTGTTACACCGTTGGGAACTTTTGTTATCGGCTTCGGAAAGCTTTCAAAGATACTTGTAATAAGTGCTGAAACTCAATCCGAGCAAGGGAGTTGA
- the feoB gene encoding ferrous iron transport protein B, whose translation MVITVGLLGNPNVGKTSLFNKLVGARQYVANWPGVTVTRIEGATTYKDYTLHFVDLPGVYSLTATSVDEKLTRDYLLFSPPNVTVVVIDSMSPEQGMFLLLEACELGLNVIAAFNAIDEAKKSGIKIDKSSLEKFLRVPVVLTSAHTGEGIEELKEKIVESFRKATRPIVIDYGNETEEKIKEVEQCVEETFNKRFTAIKIIEGDKYARRFLKKDCPNDILDTIPQEIRTSIPSTKYEYITNVVQLSIQRTDETLTVTEALDHVLTHKYIGIPIFLALMYLAFNFTFKVSEPLVGLLEYLFEKIADSVGSETIVSSLISQGIINGVGSVLAFVPSIFALFFALGIMEESGYLPRIAFLVDKLMYSLRLTGRSFMTLLLGFGCNVSSVMAARGLADERERVTTILVSPFISCSARIPVYLLIVNVAFPNHKVEAFFAIYVLSLLLTALSSRIVNKVILKGQSVPLVMELPRYRFPKFSNILTYVWNRGKHFLEKAGTIIFAASIVIWALTYFPGRGDVDNSFVSMLGKFLQPLFAPLGFSWQIVSALIFGGVAKEVIVSSLSQFYGDVSNIHFDPLVGATLMTFVLGYMPCFATLAAIKSETNSLKYTLFTIFYSLGISYLLSLVVYTVGRWIL comes from the coding sequence ATGGTGATAACTGTAGGCTTATTGGGCAACCCAAATGTTGGAAAAACCAGCCTTTTCAATAAATTAGTAGGTGCCAGGCAGTACGTTGCTAACTGGCCCGGAGTAACAGTTACGAGGATTGAGGGGGCTACAACTTACAAGGATTACACCTTACATTTTGTTGATTTACCAGGTGTTTACAGTCTAACAGCTACGTCTGTGGATGAGAAATTGACAAGAGATTACCTACTTTTTTCTCCACCAAACGTTACCGTTGTTGTTATAGATAGCATGAGCCCTGAACAAGGGATGTTTTTACTCTTAGAAGCTTGCGAGCTTGGATTAAACGTAATCGCAGCCTTTAATGCCATTGACGAAGCGAAAAAATCAGGAATAAAGATTGATAAATCTTCGCTTGAAAAATTTCTCAGAGTTCCAGTAGTGCTTACATCTGCCCACACAGGAGAAGGAATCGAAGAGCTTAAAGAAAAGATTGTGGAATCCTTCAGAAAAGCAACAAGACCTATCGTAATAGATTATGGAAACGAAACTGAAGAAAAGATTAAAGAAGTAGAGCAATGTGTAGAAGAAACTTTCAATAAAAGATTTACCGCAATCAAAATCATTGAAGGGGACAAATATGCAAGGAGGTTTTTGAAAAAAGATTGCCCGAACGATATATTAGACACGATTCCTCAGGAAATCAGAACATCAATACCTTCAACGAAATATGAATACATAACAAACGTTGTCCAGCTTTCGATTCAAAGAACAGACGAAACACTTACAGTTACAGAAGCCCTCGACCACGTTTTGACACATAAGTATATAGGTATTCCCATATTCTTGGCTCTAATGTACTTGGCGTTCAATTTTACTTTCAAGGTATCAGAACCTTTGGTAGGGTTACTTGAGTACCTTTTTGAAAAAATCGCTGATTCTGTAGGAAGTGAAACCATAGTAAGTTCATTAATATCGCAAGGAATCATAAATGGTGTAGGTAGCGTTTTGGCTTTTGTTCCAAGTATCTTTGCACTCTTCTTTGCACTTGGAATCATGGAAGAGAGCGGTTATCTCCCACGAATAGCCTTTTTAGTCGACAAGTTAATGTATTCATTGAGATTAACCGGTAGGTCTTTCATGACATTGTTGTTAGGTTTCGGATGTAATGTAAGCAGTGTCATGGCAGCCCGTGGTTTAGCGGACGAACGCGAAAGAGTTACAACCATCTTGGTTTCACCTTTCATTAGTTGTAGTGCTAGGATTCCTGTGTATCTTCTGATTGTTAACGTGGCATTCCCTAATCACAAAGTAGAAGCCTTTTTTGCAATATACGTCTTGAGCCTTCTTCTTACAGCTTTGTCATCGAGGATAGTAAACAAAGTAATTCTTAAGGGCCAATCAGTGCCTCTTGTTATGGAATTACCTAGGTACCGTTTCCCTAAATTCTCAAACATTCTAACTTACGTGTGGAACAGAGGAAAGCACTTCCTAGAAAAAGCCGGAACGATTATTTTTGCTGCAAGTATCGTAATTTGGGCGCTAACTTATTTTCCAGGTAGAGGAGACGTAGATAACAGCTTCGTTTCTATGCTTGGAAAATTTCTTCAACCGTTATTTGCACCTTTAGGATTTTCATGGCAAATAGTGTCAGCTCTTATATTTGGCGGAGTTGCAAAGGAAGTCATAGTATCTTCACTTTCCCAATTTTACGGCGATGTGTCTAATATTCATTTCGACCCTCTCGTAGGTGCGACACTAATGACCTTTGTACTTGGTTATATGCCATGTTTTGCTACACTTGCAGCAATAAAAAGCGAAACGAATAGTTTAAAATATACTTTATTTACAATATTTTACAGTCTAGGTATTTCCTATCTGCTTTCGTTGGTAGTATATACAGTAGGAAGGTGGATATTATGA
- a CDS encoding ABC transporter substrate-binding protein: MVKSFSLGSLRKLFVVFMLIATVLSLAIAVVDDAGRIVNIPMPPRRVVSAAPSATRYLQALGLENRIVGVTAWDNYKKAENIGNMVPLNIEKIHSLKPDLVIMFGGFQFPEVEKLEKANLTAYVLNANTLTDIIKAVSQLGAVFNVKSKADKLVSELRNKMTEIGQRTSKIPLESRPTVFFTVTTPDENAKQLWTAGTGSYMNELIVIAGGRNIAAPYTGNNGWLPVNWEWLVKNDPDIIVIGAYGDPKEVEQAVKNHPIMKNLKAVKQGKVLIVDGDEVSQAAPHLFKYLDIFYNFFYGGK; encoded by the coding sequence ATGGTCAAGTCGTTTTCTCTTGGTTCTTTACGAAAGCTTTTCGTGGTATTCATGCTTATCGCAACAGTTCTTTCACTGGCTATTGCGGTTGTTGATGATGCCGGAAGAATTGTGAATATTCCAATGCCACCACGAAGAGTCGTCTCTGCTGCGCCAAGTGCGACAAGGTATTTACAAGCTCTTGGACTTGAAAACCGAATCGTCGGTGTCACAGCTTGGGATAACTACAAAAAGGCAGAGAACATAGGAAACATGGTACCTTTAAACATCGAGAAAATTCATTCTCTAAAGCCTGATCTGGTTATCATGTTTGGTGGCTTCCAATTTCCAGAAGTAGAAAAACTAGAAAAAGCAAATCTTACAGCTTATGTTTTAAACGCAAATACTTTGACAGATATAATTAAAGCTGTAAGTCAATTAGGGGCTGTTTTCAATGTCAAAAGCAAAGCCGACAAGCTTGTCTCCGAGCTTAGAAATAAAATGACAGAAATTGGGCAAAGAACTTCAAAAATTCCATTGGAGAGCAGGCCCACAGTGTTTTTCACAGTAACAACACCTGACGAAAATGCAAAACAACTATGGACAGCAGGAACTGGTTCCTACATGAATGAACTTATTGTCATCGCCGGTGGTAGAAATATAGCAGCTCCATACACAGGAAACAACGGATGGTTACCCGTGAATTGGGAGTGGCTTGTTAAAAACGACCCTGATATCATAGTAATCGGTGCATATGGGGACCCAAAAGAAGTCGAGCAAGCTGTGAAAAACCATCCAATAATGAAGAATTTAAAAGCGGTAAAACAAGGTAAAGTTTTGATAGTCGATGGTGATGAGGTTAGCCAAGCAGCACCACATCTTTTCAAGTATTTGGATATTTTCTATAACTTCTTCTATGGAGGTAAGTAA